In Mucilaginibacter celer, one DNA window encodes the following:
- a CDS encoding ATP-binding protein, translating into MIKVTTGSLQVIDALKDVPADQLEWLLSNSYEQFLPAGELLFEPGTPINFTYIFISGKVSLYVLRNNEAREFALAEASAIHGYLPFSRGKINFAYGRALEDTRLLLFPAALMNEMICNHFELTQALVHVMSSRVRDLATRQQQDEKMMALGKLSAGLAHELNNPATAIMRGGAIMKEHLQSIRLTFYEILKDKVSPEMVEIVKALLSCIQNEKQRPTPGMMERSSREQELTGWLQKWNITAAGDIADDLITFGLNISDAEKFLNCIPEPWASQGMNWLRDNLVMERVVRDIEESSRRITDLVGSVKTFTHMDQGRDKEYADIHDGIRNTLVMLQYKFRNNNVRIVEKFDAALPPVKAMIGELNQVWTNLIDNALDAMERTPGGVLELSTRSDGLSVFVTIADNGPGIPEDIVSSVFDPFFTTKAIGKGTGLGLDVVLRIVRQHRGTVKLASVPGRTEFVVCFPING; encoded by the coding sequence ATGATCAAAGTTACAACCGGATCACTACAGGTGATCGACGCCCTTAAGGATGTGCCGGCAGATCAGCTGGAATGGCTGTTATCGAACAGTTATGAACAATTTCTGCCGGCAGGTGAGTTATTATTCGAACCGGGAACGCCCATAAATTTTACATATATTTTTATTTCGGGTAAAGTTAGCCTTTACGTGCTGCGTAATAATGAAGCCCGGGAATTTGCACTTGCAGAAGCATCTGCAATCCACGGTTACCTTCCTTTCTCCCGCGGTAAGATTAACTTTGCCTATGGCAGGGCACTGGAGGATACCCGCCTGCTGTTATTCCCGGCAGCCCTGATGAATGAGATGATATGTAATCATTTTGAACTTACGCAGGCACTTGTTCATGTCATGAGCAGCAGGGTTCGCGACCTGGCCACCCGGCAGCAACAGGATGAGAAAATGATGGCGCTTGGCAAACTTTCCGCCGGGCTGGCGCATGAGCTGAACAACCCGGCCACCGCGATCATGAGGGGCGGAGCAATAATGAAAGAACATCTGCAGTCGATCCGACTGACTTTTTATGAGATCCTCAAAGACAAGGTCAGCCCGGAGATGGTTGAGATCGTAAAAGCCCTTTTATCGTGTATCCAGAATGAGAAACAACGGCCTACTCCGGGCATGATGGAACGCAGCTCCAGGGAGCAGGAACTGACCGGTTGGCTGCAAAAATGGAACATCACGGCTGCTGGGGATATCGCGGATGACCTTATCACCTTCGGCCTGAATATCAGCGATGCAGAAAAGTTCCTGAACTGTATTCCGGAACCTTGGGCCTCTCAAGGCATGAACTGGCTGCGTGACAACCTCGTCATGGAACGGGTGGTAAGGGATATCGAAGAATCCTCCAGGCGGATTACAGACCTTGTTGGTTCAGTGAAGACATTTACACATATGGACCAGGGCCGTGATAAAGAATACGCCGATATCCATGACGGAATCCGGAATACGCTGGTTATGCTGCAGTACAAGTTCAGGAATAATAATGTCCGGATCGTTGAAAAATTTGATGCCGCTTTACCGCCTGTTAAAGCAATGATCGGCGAACTCAACCAGGTATGGACCAATCTGATCGATAACGCGCTGGACGCGATGGAAAGAACGCCCGGGGGGGTCCTGGAGCTCAGCACCAGGAGTGACGGCCTTTCTGTTTTTGTAACTATCGCAGATAATGGCCCCGGTATCCCGGAGGATATCGTATCGAGCGTATTCGACCCTTTTTTTACGACCAAAGCGATCGGCAAAGGAACCGGGCTGGGGCTGGATGTTGTATTACGGATCGTCAGGCAACATCGTGGTACGGTCAAGCTGGCCAGCGTTCCGGGGCGCACAGAATTCGTGGTCTGCTTTCCGATTAACGGGTAA
- a CDS encoding tetratricopeptide repeat-containing sensor histidine kinase: MSAQNKTANPDVLLREIHLAKSDTDRIGYLLQLGNYYLFKPNEYKQDLDSANKYYTLADLLSHRIRSATWQNKTLFCFMGYYYESRDPKKTRLAFEQLVSFYHKQGEKFQEAKIYEDYALKLNYTSTDPAFLKQLAAYHETALKLFLQTGQKVNAIETRRNLADTHMQMGKLDDAERELIQVIKQFKAVGYTNLTYPYDLLAEVNYRKGNQPKELFYRLTVLAEIDAAHPEAPERYWRYLSVDHLHQLMGDYDHALLWINKILNAGENVVGTMLYCSAVLYRTDALISKAEFVEANSFLIKQRANSNKSFAARIYINQASGNYFTAIKKYDLAEKYYARSLNSYNQFDKRHEKKFLYAQLIQSIGHFYVTAGKYEKAGYYLGLIEKYPNEIIAPIQQAKIQHELFKVDSATGNFIAAIDHFELHKRITDSLFTVDKVRQLNEINVKYETSQKEQTIKSLKSNALAQQARVEKANLQRNFTIAGIIVVVHVAGQFYYSYRQKQRSNKIILKSHEMITQKNIQLQHLLEEKEWLLKEVHHRVKNNLHTVICLLESQAVFLEKDALKAIETSQNRIYTMSLIHQKLYQSEDIKTINMEVYVPELIKYLSESHESSTHIEFTYCIEPLNFNAGQAIPIALIINEAISNAIKHAFSPNYKGKISIKMSCNARQVCLTLEDNGIGMNINSTPKKNSLGLSLMKGLCEDINGEILFENDHGTKIKVTFPYNQG, translated from the coding sequence TTGAGCGCCCAAAATAAGACTGCCAACCCTGACGTGTTGTTAAGAGAGATCCACCTTGCTAAATCAGATACTGACAGGATAGGTTACTTGCTACAATTAGGCAATTATTACCTATTTAAACCCAATGAGTATAAACAGGACCTGGATAGCGCCAACAAATATTACACATTAGCGGATCTATTGAGCCATCGTATCAGGTCAGCAACATGGCAAAATAAAACGCTGTTCTGCTTCATGGGTTATTATTATGAAAGCCGTGATCCGAAAAAAACAAGATTGGCGTTTGAGCAATTGGTATCCTTTTACCATAAACAGGGTGAAAAATTCCAGGAAGCAAAAATTTATGAAGATTATGCCCTGAAATTAAATTATACCAGTACAGATCCTGCCTTTTTAAAACAACTCGCCGCCTATCACGAAACAGCGCTGAAATTATTTTTGCAGACGGGCCAAAAGGTAAATGCGATCGAAACGCGTAGGAACCTGGCAGATACACACATGCAGATGGGAAAACTTGATGATGCCGAACGGGAACTGATACAGGTTATTAAACAATTCAAGGCTGTAGGTTATACCAACTTAACTTATCCTTATGACCTCCTGGCAGAGGTGAATTATAGAAAAGGAAATCAGCCAAAAGAACTTTTTTACAGGTTGACGGTACTTGCAGAAATAGATGCGGCGCACCCGGAAGCACCGGAAAGATACTGGAGGTATTTATCGGTAGACCATCTTCACCAGCTTATGGGCGATTATGACCATGCTTTGCTATGGATAAATAAGATCCTGAATGCGGGTGAAAATGTAGTAGGAACGATGTTGTATTGTTCCGCGGTATTATATCGCACCGACGCCTTAATCAGTAAGGCTGAGTTTGTCGAGGCAAATTCGTTTTTAATAAAGCAGCGCGCTAATAGCAATAAAAGTTTTGCTGCCCGTATATATATCAACCAGGCCTCGGGTAATTACTTTACTGCGATTAAAAAGTATGACCTTGCTGAGAAATATTATGCCAGATCCCTGAATTCATATAACCAGTTTGATAAACGGCACGAGAAGAAATTTTTGTATGCGCAATTGATCCAAAGCATAGGGCATTTTTACGTCACTGCCGGTAAATATGAAAAGGCCGGATACTACCTCGGCCTGATTGAAAAATACCCGAACGAAATTATAGCACCGATCCAGCAGGCAAAGATCCAGCACGAACTGTTTAAAGTGGATTCCGCAACCGGTAATTTTATTGCGGCCATAGATCACTTCGAATTACATAAAAGGATCACAGATTCCCTGTTTACAGTAGATAAAGTAAGGCAACTAAACGAGATTAATGTTAAATATGAAACTAGTCAAAAGGAACAGACCATAAAATCCCTGAAAAGTAATGCCCTGGCACAGCAGGCTCGTGTGGAGAAGGCCAATCTGCAAAGAAATTTCACTATTGCCGGCATCATCGTAGTGGTCCATGTCGCCGGGCAATTTTATTACAGCTATCGCCAAAAGCAAAGAAGTAATAAGATCATTCTTAAAAGCCATGAAATGATTACTCAAAAGAACATTCAGTTACAGCACCTGCTTGAAGAAAAGGAGTGGCTTTTAAAAGAAGTACACCATCGGGTTAAAAATAATTTACACACCGTAATTTGCCTGTTAGAATCGCAGGCCGTCTTTCTTGAAAAGGATGCGCTGAAGGCTATTGAAACAAGTCAGAATCGCATTTATACCATGTCGTTGATCCACCAAAAGCTTTATCAATCCGAAGATATTAAAACCATAAATATGGAGGTTTATGTGCCTGAACTGATCAAATACCTTTCTGAAAGTCATGAAAGCAGCACCCATATTGAGTTCACATACTGCATTGAGCCCCTGAATTTCAATGCAGGGCAGGCCATACCAATAGCGTTAATCATCAACGAGGCAATCTCTAACGCTATTAAACACGCTTTTAGCCCCAATTATAAAGGAAAAATAAGCATTAAGATGAGTTGTAATGCCAGACAGGTATGTTTAACATTGGAAGATAACGGAATAGGGATGAACATAAACTCCACTCCAAAAAAGAACTCACTGGGCCTAAGCCTGATGAAAGGATTATGCGAGGATATCAATGGCGAAATTTTATTTGAGAACGACCACGGCACCAAAATCAAAGTGACCTTTCCGTACAATCAGGGTTAA
- a CDS encoding tetratricopeptide repeat-containing sensor histidine kinase has product MARRIFMSVVLLFITLHVDGQTDSARRTLSNYSISQKRLLEISTAQFINFITQSKLDRDTVMILASQITGLSYLLPYNESFPNAYVSEGAGWANSGDISKARAMLKKQSGEKTLQILVELGIWYIHKAGNHQKDLDTANYYIQKARTSISNESYGHWKNVIAELTGEYAFQKGDTLAGKKIFFQLITKEKSEADMESLARTWQAFGNVLTFGDTLKLSSYHRSLEIYQKLKIKDKQIELLWNILGCNFKYDTKLMERDLRHILLLQKTDGFKHSLYAQSMLSYVLLLQAKFLDGFKMADAALENMKWSGITALSSNFYMRKGSAYVTFGKYEDALVWYKKGLENETSDTQLFWFTCLLNTAYCLTNLGRYAEAISLIQNTTKDFPPKTIYQKVQSLYIQGMCYDRLGKTTQADEKYTAIIKQTQNYDNNFSELSDPFYAIASFYISNGQADKARYFVKRALASPRTDAYAKYHKYLLLYKIDSVSRNYESAFQNHILYKFYNDSLTNVDVRTKLDALSVKFAAEKNNENIKLLKQKGLVQQSELKQSRLIKNITLAGSLLLLFISALLYNRFRLKQQLNETFSRKNKELENLVTEKEWLLKEVHHRVKNSLHTVICLLESQAVYLENDALKAIEISQRRIYAMSLIHQKLYQSADIKTIDMSPYLNEFIGYLRDSFETKAQITFHLEVQSIKLGVSQAMPLVLIINEAVTNAIKYAFPNRSNGLVEITMNKISERIILMISDNGVGIDSTETARPGSLGFKLMKGLSEDIGADFRIDNDNGTKITIAFSIDPLNHDNVFLAKTLVSEN; this is encoded by the coding sequence ATGGCACGACGTATATTTATGAGTGTTGTTTTATTATTCATCACATTGCATGTTGATGGTCAAACCGATTCGGCCCGGCGTACCTTAAGTAACTATTCAATTTCTCAGAAAAGGCTGCTCGAAATTAGCACAGCACAGTTTATAAACTTTATTACGCAAAGTAAATTGGATCGTGACACGGTCATGATTCTGGCCTCCCAAATAACAGGACTGTCATACCTTTTACCATATAATGAGAGCTTCCCGAATGCTTATGTCTCCGAAGGTGCAGGTTGGGCAAATTCAGGGGATATTTCAAAAGCTCGGGCAATGCTTAAAAAACAAAGTGGCGAAAAGACGTTGCAAATACTGGTCGAATTGGGGATATGGTACATCCATAAGGCGGGGAATCATCAAAAAGACCTTGATACCGCCAACTATTATATTCAAAAAGCGCGGACATCAATATCAAATGAAAGTTATGGCCATTGGAAAAACGTTATAGCTGAATTGACCGGCGAATACGCTTTTCAAAAAGGCGATACGCTGGCGGGGAAAAAAATATTTTTTCAACTTATCACTAAGGAGAAGAGCGAAGCTGATATGGAAAGTTTAGCCCGCACCTGGCAGGCTTTTGGGAATGTTTTGACATTTGGTGACACTCTGAAGCTTAGTTCGTACCACAGGTCGCTGGAAATCTACCAGAAATTAAAGATAAAAGATAAGCAAATTGAATTGCTTTGGAATATTTTGGGGTGCAATTTTAAGTATGACACAAAATTGATGGAAAGAGACCTACGTCACATTTTGCTGCTTCAGAAAACGGATGGATTTAAACACTCCCTTTATGCGCAGTCGATGTTATCATACGTGTTGCTACTGCAAGCTAAGTTTCTGGATGGGTTCAAAATGGCTGATGCCGCGCTGGAAAATATGAAATGGTCTGGAATTACTGCACTGTCCAGTAATTTTTATATGCGTAAAGGTTCAGCTTATGTCACGTTCGGAAAATACGAGGACGCATTAGTTTGGTATAAAAAGGGCCTAGAAAACGAAACCAGCGATACACAGCTATTTTGGTTTACATGCTTACTTAATACGGCCTATTGCCTGACGAATCTAGGAAGATATGCAGAAGCAATATCCCTTATCCAAAATACAACTAAAGATTTTCCGCCGAAAACTATTTACCAAAAGGTCCAGTCATTATATATTCAAGGGATGTGTTATGACCGCCTTGGAAAAACGACACAGGCGGACGAAAAATATACTGCGATAATTAAGCAAACACAGAATTACGACAATAACTTTTCTGAACTTTCGGATCCATTTTACGCTATAGCAAGCTTCTACATTTCAAACGGGCAGGCAGACAAAGCCAGATATTTCGTGAAAAGAGCACTTGCAAGCCCGCGCACAGATGCCTACGCAAAATATCATAAGTATTTATTACTGTATAAGATCGATTCTGTATCGCGGAACTATGAATCTGCTTTCCAAAATCATATCCTGTATAAGTTCTATAACGATTCGTTGACTAATGTGGACGTCAGGACAAAATTGGACGCTCTGAGTGTGAAGTTTGCGGCCGAGAAAAATAATGAAAATATAAAGTTACTGAAGCAAAAGGGGCTTGTTCAACAAAGCGAATTGAAGCAAAGCAGACTCATCAAAAATATCACGTTAGCGGGATCTCTGTTGTTGTTATTTATATCGGCATTACTTTATAATAGATTTCGACTAAAGCAACAGTTAAACGAAACCTTCAGCAGGAAGAACAAGGAACTGGAGAATTTGGTTACAGAAAAAGAATGGTTATTGAAAGAGGTGCATCATCGGGTGAAAAATAGTTTACACACAGTAATTTGCCTATTGGAATCTCAGGCCGTTTACTTGGAAAATGATGCTTTAAAGGCGATAGAGATCAGCCAGCGCCGGATTTATGCCATGTCTTTGATCCATCAGAAGCTTTACCAGTCAGCAGATATAAAGACTATCGATATGTCTCCTTATCTCAATGAATTCATTGGTTATCTTCGGGATAGCTTTGAAACTAAGGCCCAGATAACTTTTCATTTAGAAGTCCAGTCTATTAAACTTGGTGTTTCACAAGCAATGCCATTGGTTCTAATTATCAATGAAGCTGTAACCAATGCAATCAAGTATGCTTTTCCAAATCGCAGCAACGGGTTAGTTGAAATAACGATGAACAAAATCTCTGAAAGAATAATATTAATGATAAGTGACAACGGGGTTGGGATCGATTCAACTGAAACGGCAAGACCAGGTTCTTTGGGATTCAAGCTCATGAAAGGATTGAGCGAGGATATTGGTGCTGATTTCCGTATAGATAATGATAACGGAACTAAAATAACTATAGCATTTAGTATTGACCCTCTTAATCATGATAACGTTTTTTTGGCAAAAACTTTAGTCAGTGAAAATTGA
- a CDS encoding substrate-binding domain-containing protein encodes MVEKISDYFFSHIAFHLLISDGLPIVLFDRYLPNIPTDYVGLDNYNGTYEAVAFLVEGSRKNIALVTLSSDQTQMAERQSGYLAAMEEHGLSPIILKVSFENDTETTVAQCVQFIKEHPGLDAIIFATNYLSLSGIKAISDRELKISADISLIDFDDHDVFKIYNPTISAISQPLDELTKQLFKTLLDKLENKVRLKDISKVIIQPELSRG; translated from the coding sequence ATGGTCGAGAAGATCTCTGATTACTTCTTTTCCCATATCGCTTTCCACTTACTTATAAGCGATGGCCTCCCGATTGTGCTTTTCGACCGTTACCTGCCAAACATTCCTACCGATTATGTGGGCCTCGATAATTATAACGGCACGTATGAGGCGGTAGCATTTTTAGTTGAAGGTTCCCGAAAAAATATTGCCCTGGTTACCCTCTCCTCCGACCAAACACAAATGGCCGAACGCCAATCGGGTTACCTCGCAGCCATGGAAGAACACGGGCTAAGTCCGATTATACTAAAAGTATCTTTTGAAAACGATACGGAAACTACAGTAGCACAATGCGTGCAATTCATCAAGGAACATCCCGGGCTCGATGCTATCATATTCGCTACCAACTACCTGTCCCTGAGCGGTATCAAGGCTATCAGTGATCGGGAACTGAAGATCTCTGCCGATATTTCGCTGATCGATTTTGACGATCATGACGTATTTAAAATCTACAACCCAACCATCAGCGCTATATCCCAGCCGCTTGATGAACTGACCAAACAACTGTTCAAAACGTTGCTTGATAAGCTCGAGAACAAAGTACGGCTCAAAGATATAAGCAAGGTGATCATACAGCCAGAGCTTAGCCGGGGTTAA
- a CDS encoding DUF2200 domain-containing protein: protein MTNSSTHDERIAKMIFGSVYPLYLTKVEKKGRTKAELDQVITWLTGFTNAKLQDLIAQKVSFEAFFSQASLNPNASLITGLICGYRVEEIENPLTQQVRYLDKLVDELAKGRKMEKILRGS, encoded by the coding sequence ATGACTAACAGCAGCACACACGACGAACGCATCGCTAAAATGATATTCGGATCTGTATACCCCTTATATCTAACCAAAGTAGAGAAAAAAGGCCGCACAAAGGCCGAATTGGATCAGGTGATAACCTGGCTGACCGGATTTACTAATGCGAAGCTACAAGATTTAATTGCGCAAAAGGTGAGTTTCGAGGCTTTTTTTAGCCAGGCTTCGCTAAATCCCAATGCATCGCTTATCACGGGGCTTATTTGTGGTTATCGCGTTGAAGAGATAGAAAATCCGTTAACACAGCAGGTGCGGTATTTGGATAAGTTGGTGGATGAGTTGGCTAAGGGGAGGAAGATGGAGAAGATATTGAGGGGGAGTTGA
- a CDS encoding dihydrofolate reductase family protein: MRKVMFAMNISIDGCYDHTLFMPDAELMAYFTNLMLDTGVIVYGRKTYQLMVPYWPDVAKSQTGPPEDIAFAKAMTPIPKIVLSRTLKVADENTGIVNDGPEDLIRQLKQQPGKKIALSSTSLLAEMLALELIDELYLIVHPILAGSGERLFENYISPQKHNFKLTASQPFNSGAIALHYHKND; this comes from the coding sequence ATGAGAAAAGTTATGTTCGCCATGAATATCAGCATCGACGGCTGTTATGACCATACGCTTTTTATGCCCGATGCAGAACTCATGGCGTATTTTACCAACCTGATGCTGGATACCGGTGTAATAGTTTACGGCCGTAAAACCTACCAGCTAATGGTGCCCTACTGGCCCGATGTTGCCAAAAGCCAAACCGGCCCGCCCGAAGATATCGCTTTTGCTAAAGCAATGACGCCCATCCCCAAAATAGTACTGTCGCGCACCCTTAAAGTTGCTGATGAAAATACCGGTATTGTTAATGACGGTCCGGAGGACCTGATACGCCAACTGAAGCAACAACCTGGTAAAAAGATAGCTTTGAGCAGTACAAGCCTGCTTGCTGAAATGCTTGCACTCGAACTGATAGACGAACTTTACCTGATAGTACATCCAATACTTGCAGGAAGCGGCGAACGCTTATTTGAAAATTATATCTCGCCGCAAAAGCACAATTTTAAACTAACGGCATCTCAACCATTTAACTCAGGCGCTATTGCGCTTCATTACCATAAAAATGACTAA
- a CDS encoding Hsp70 family protein, with protein sequence MNKFLYGIDFGTTNSALVIYNEETNQIHSTIIIPSLIYFYQQSGPGNTPNYVVGEAAISAYLEDDMKGRFIKSVKQILPRSSFTETRIQNKKYNASDLVAIILKELKGRADQLTGQDCRKAVIGRPVFFDDDDVKKDTLAQTRLNKAAELAGFEEIRFQFEPIGAAFAYEKSLLKKENVLVADLGGGTTDFTYLMLDPERAGLKDRQRDILANGGIYIGGDSFDSAFMWEKGTPYFGKNTQYEATPGKVLTVPKSLFANICSWEQMNFFNSLRIQRDIEDYYYFSGNDPQFKNLITLIENNLGYSVFQSIEETKITLTTEDKAPFSYQKMDITIDEAISLADYEQIIAKDVDRIASYLDDFMQRNNIKPEHIDSLFLTGGTSMVGSIQKLFKNRFPDVKLNSGDNFKSVATGLAYSGYLFEE encoded by the coding sequence ATGAATAAGTTCTTATATGGCATTGATTTCGGGACAACCAACTCGGCACTGGTTATCTACAATGAAGAAACCAACCAGATCCACAGCACCATTATCATTCCCTCGCTCATTTATTTTTATCAGCAATCCGGCCCGGGCAATACACCCAATTATGTAGTGGGCGAAGCTGCCATATCGGCTTACCTTGAAGATGATATGAAAGGGCGTTTCATCAAATCGGTTAAGCAAATTTTACCCAGAAGCAGCTTTACCGAAACCCGCATTCAAAATAAAAAGTATAATGCATCCGATCTGGTTGCGATTATTTTAAAGGAGCTGAAAGGCCGGGCCGATCAATTAACCGGGCAAGACTGCCGGAAGGCTGTAATTGGCCGCCCTGTTTTTTTTGATGACGACGACGTTAAAAAAGACACGCTTGCGCAAACCAGGCTTAACAAAGCCGCCGAACTGGCCGGTTTTGAAGAGATCCGTTTTCAGTTTGAACCTATCGGGGCCGCTTTTGCTTACGAAAAAAGCCTGTTAAAAAAAGAAAACGTATTGGTTGCCGACCTCGGCGGCGGCACCACCGATTTTACCTACCTGATGCTCGATCCTGAAAGAGCAGGGCTGAAAGACAGGCAGCGCGATATACTGGCCAACGGAGGTATTTATATAGGCGGCGATAGCTTCGATTCGGCCTTTATGTGGGAAAAAGGCACTCCTTATTTTGGCAAAAACACGCAATATGAGGCTACGCCGGGTAAGGTATTGACGGTACCGAAATCACTTTTTGCCAATATCTGCTCATGGGAGCAGATGAATTTTTTTAACAGTCTGCGCATTCAAAGAGATATTGAAGATTACTATTATTTTTCGGGCAACGATCCGCAATTCAAAAACCTGATCACGCTTATTGAAAACAACCTTGGTTACTCGGTATTTCAATCAATCGAAGAAACAAAAATCACGCTTACTACCGAAGATAAGGCCCCGTTTAGCTATCAGAAAATGGATATCACGATAGACGAAGCGATAAGCCTGGCAGATTACGAGCAGATTATTGCAAAGGATGTAGACCGGATTGCAAGTTACCTGGATGATTTTATGCAACGAAATAACATTAAACCTGAGCATATAGACAGCCTGTTTTTAACCGGCGGTACCTCCATGGTGGGCAGTATCCAAAAACTGTTTAAAAACAGGTTTCCTGATGTTAAGCTTAATTCGGGCGATAATTTTAAGAGTGTGGCTACGGGTTTGGCTTATAGTGGTTATTTGTTTGAGGAGTAG